A window of Xiphophorus hellerii strain 12219 chromosome 19, Xiphophorus_hellerii-4.1, whole genome shotgun sequence contains these coding sequences:
- the LOC116709220 gene encoding uncharacterized protein LOC116709220: MQTRCTTQKALELIQSSASPWDSDGEDIDLQPDSDSELSSDEETLPPPQKRASLGSEPSQTAKDGTVWREEQVGTHLDFTPIEPYATDGEPSAEARRSIQSRLQSFLCFITLDMLRSIQEWTTQHARQEQQDWFMDLPELMAFISVVILRGVNKVPSLCDSWSANLGNPRIIATMARSRFQNIMRHLRFDDMLTRSERAETDKFAAISDVWGSFVTNCIASYNPGRHITIDAQLYPSKARCCFLQYIATKPDKFGIKFWVACDLKSQYICNAFPYLGKDPNRPSGERLSESVVMRLMEPFMDKGRTVTTDNFFTSLSLAQRLLSRKTTILGTVNERSREIPQSARQMDRTEFTTQVFSTTGATLTVYAPKRKKAVYVLSSMHSVVETEDTTKRKPNTVTQYNKTKCGVDVMDQMERRVDFLVELAKELANSHGRKTLSPN; this comes from the exons atgcagacgAGGTGCACCACTCAGAAGGCATTGGAGCTGATTCAGAGCAGTGCCAGCCCTTGGGATTCAGATGGAGAAGACATAGACCTTCAACCGGATTCGGACTCTGAGCTGTCTTCAG ATGAGGAGACTCTCCCTCCACCACAAAAGAGAGCTAGTTTGGGGAGTGAGCCGTCACAGACCGCGAAAGATGGCACAGTGTGGCGTGAAGAACAAGTGGGGACACATCTCGATTTCACTCCAATAGAACCGTACGCCACAGATGGAGAGCCAAGCGCTGAGGCCAGACGAAGTATCCAGAGTCGCCTTCAgagcttcctctgttttatcACTCTTGACATGCTTCGTAGCATTCAAGAATGGACAACTCAACATGCACGTCAGGAGCAGCAGGATTGGTTCATGGATCTCCcggaactaatggcatttatttccgTCGtcatcttgcggggggtgaacAAGGTTCCATcgctatgtgacagctggtcagcaaacctgggaAACCCAAGGATCATTGCAACTATGGCCCGAAGCCGCTTCCAAAACATCATGCGACACCTACGCTTTGATGACATGCTTACACGCAGTGAGCGAGCGGAGACCGATAAGTTTGCTGCAATCTCCGATGTTTGGGGATCGTTTGTCACTAACTGCATCGCATCCTACAACCCCGGTCGACACATCACTATTGATGCACAGCTTTATCCATCAAAGGCTCGCTGCTGTTTCCTGCAATACATTGCAACAAAACCGGACAAGTTTGGCATCAAGTTTTGGGTGGCTTGCGACTTGAAATCACAGTACATCTGTAATGCCTTCCCATATCTTGGCAAGGACCCCAATCGTCCCAGCGGGGAGAGACTGTCCGAGTCTGTAGTGATGAGGCTGATGGAACCGTTCATGGACAAGGGCAGAACTGTAACCACGGACAATTTCTTTACATCACTGTCACTTGCACAACGACTGCTTAGCCGGAAAACCACTATCCTCGGCACAGTCAACGAGAGAAGCCGGGAAATTCCTCAATCCGCTAGACAGATGGATCGCACTGAATTCACCACTCAGGTGTTTTCAACCACTGGTGCCACGCTGACGGTGTATGCGCCCAAAAGGAAGAAGGCCGTTTACGTTCTCAGCAGCATGCACAGCGTGGTTGAGACTGAGGATACCACCAAAAGGAAGCCAAACACGGTCAcacaatacaacaaaacaaagtgcgGTGTAgatgtgatggaccaaatg gagagacgggtggacttcctggtggAGCTCGCAAAAGAGTTGgctaactctcat
- the LOC116709221 gene encoding uncharacterized protein LOC116709221 — protein MQTRCTTQKALELIQSSASPWDSDGEDIDLQPDSDSELSSDEETLPPPQKRARLGSEPSQTAKDGTVWREEQVGTHLDFTPIEPYATDGEPSAEARRSIQSRLQSFLCFITLDMLRSIQEWTTQHARQEQQDWFMDLPELMAFISVVILRGVNKVPSLCDSWSANLGNPRIIATMARSRFQNIMRHLRFDDMLTRSERAETDKFAAISDVWGSFVTNCIASYNPGRHITIDAQLYPSKARCCFLQYIATKPDKFGIKFWVACDLKSQYICNAFPYLGKDPNRPSGERLSETVVMRLMEPFMDKGRTVTTDNFFTSLSLAQRLLSRKTTILGTVNERSREIPQSARQMDRTEFTTQVFSTTGATLTVYAPKRKKAVYILSSMHSVVETEDTTKRKPNTVTQYNKTKSTRVFDLSPDVPKQGRKTLSPN, from the exons TCTTCAG ATGAGGAGACTCTCCCTCCACCACAAAAGAGAGCTCGTTTGGGGAGTGAGCCGTCACAGACCGCGAAAGATGGCACAGTGTGGCGTGAAGAACAAGTGGGGACACATCTCGATTTCACTCCAATAGAACCGTACGCCACAGATGGAGAGCCAAGCGCTGAGGCCAGACGAAGTATCCAGAGTCGCCTTCAgagcttcctctgttttatcACTCTTGACATGCTTCGTAGCATTCAAGAATGGACAACTCAACATGCACGTCAGGAGCAGCAGGATTGGTTCATGGATCTCCcggaactaatggcatttatttccgTCGtcatcttgcggggggtgaacAAGGTTCCATcgctatgtgacagctggtcagcaaacctgggaAACCCAAGGATCATTGCAACTATGGCCCGAAGCCGCTTCCAAAACATCATGCGACACCTACGCTTTGATGACATGCTTACACGCAGTGAGCGAGCGGAGACCGATAAGTTTGCTGCAATCTCCGATGTTTGGGGATCGTTTGTCACTAACTGCATCGCATCCTACAACCCCGGTCGACACATCACTATTGATGCACAGCTTTATCCATCAAAGGCTCGCTGCTGTTTCCTGCAATACATTGCAACAAAACCGGACAAGTTTGGCATCAAGTTTTGGGTGGCTTGCGACTTGAAATCACAGTACATCTGTAATGCCTTCCCATATCTTGGCAAGGACCCCAATCGTCCCAGCGGGGAGAGACTGTCCGAAACTGTAGTGATGAGGCTGATGGAACCGTTCATGGACAAGGGCAGAACTGTAACCACGGACAATTTCTTTACATCACTGTCACTTGCACAACGACTGCTTAGCCGGAAAACCACTATCCTCGGCACAGTCAACGAGAGAAGCCGGGAAATTCCTCAATCCGCTAGACAGATGGATCGCACTGAATTCACCACTCAGGTGTTTTCAACCACTGGTGCCACGCTGACAGTGTATGCGCCCAAAAGGAAGAAGGCCGTTTACATTCTCAGCAGCATGCACAGCGTGGTTGAGACTGAGGATACCACCAAAAGGAAGCCAAACACGGTCAcacaatacaacaaaacaaa GAGTACCAGGGTTTTCGACCTCTCCCCTGACGTACCGAAACAGGGTCGaaagaccctgagtccaaactga